A genomic segment from Necator americanus strain Aroian chromosome III, whole genome shotgun sequence encodes:
- a CDS encoding hypothetical protein (NECATOR_CHRIII.G10912.T1) has product MGDVVDVGSAGCPLEYEIGHNLISPSAERLSLVSLGISLKQLSTRMISGRDQDLPLRGGSKDDKSQCVTFTNILEQRKMCHSIYNTSIMPHIGNTMHSRASRF; this is encoded by the exons ATGGGTGATGTCGTCGATGTCGGCTCGGCGGGTTGCCCACTCGAAT ATGAAATTGGTCACAATCTAATTTCTCCATCAGCTGAGAGGCTTTCTCTCGTCAGTTTGGG aatttctctCAAGCAGTTATCTACAAGGATGATTTCTGGGCGAGATCAAGACTTACCCT TGAGAGGTGGTAGCAAGGATGACAAAAGCCAGTGTGTTACTTTCACCAACATCTTGGAGCAACGAAAGATGTGCCACAGCATATATAATACTTCCATTATGCCCCATATCGGTAACACTATGCATTCGAGAGCGAGCAG
- a CDS encoding hypothetical protein (NECATOR_CHRIII.G10914.T1) produces MTKASVLLSPTSWSNERCATAYIILPLCPISVTLCIRERAEHHQLKICSGVIPYVCCAFQMRPSGQFVLMYPSGFELRETIKTEDALCCHTAEIRENILESD; encoded by the exons ATGACAAAAGCCAGTGTGTTACTTTCACCAACATCTTGGAGCAACGAAAGATGTGCCACAGCATATATAATACTTCCATTATGCCCCATATCGGTAACACTATGCATTCGAGAGCGAGCAG AGCACCATCAGCTTAAAATCTGCAGCGGTGTGATCCCGTACGTATGTTGTGCGTTTCAAATGAGACCTAGTGGGCAATTTGTCTTGATGTATCCATCTGGATTTGAATTGAGGGAAACAATCAAAACTGAGGACGCACTGTGCTGTCATACAGCTGAAATCCGAGAAAATATAC
- a CDS encoding hypothetical protein (NECATOR_CHRIII.G10912.T2), whose product MGDVVDVGSAGCPLEYEIGHNLISPSAERLSLVSLGISLKQLSTRMISGRDQDLPLRGGSKDDKSQCVTFTNILEQRKMCHSIYNTSIMPHIGNTMHSRASRAPSA is encoded by the exons ATGGGTGATGTCGTCGATGTCGGCTCGGCGGGTTGCCCACTCGAAT ATGAAATTGGTCACAATCTAATTTCTCCATCAGCTGAGAGGCTTTCTCTCGTCAGTTTGGG aatttctctCAAGCAGTTATCTACAAGGATGATTTCTGGGCGAGATCAAGACTTACCCT TGAGAGGTGGTAGCAAGGATGACAAAAGCCAGTGTGTTACTTTCACCAACATCTTGGAGCAACGAAAGATGTGCCACAGCATATATAATACTTCCATTATGCCCCATATCGGTAACACTATGCATTCGAGAGCGAGCAG AGCACCATCAGCTTAA